The following are from one region of the Sandaracinus amylolyticus genome:
- a CDS encoding LysR family transcriptional regulator, translated as MDLDLLRAFVAFAEHGTFAGAASALHVSQATLHGQIARLSEQLGVPLYRRVGRGVELTEDGVRVLAFARETDARIRGFCDELRAGASSQPVVLAAGEGAFLYLLGPAVRAFHAKAIAPLRLLTRSGPAALESVRRGEAQLAVTALPSVPDDLDAQVVAQVGAKVLIPRRHPLARKRALRFRDLAGERLIVPPVGAPHRDAIARAMEAEGLAWSPAVEAQGWELMAHFARMGLGLAIVNAFCRVPDGLHARPLRALPSVTYRVLSRRGAPLPRAAEALRAMITTKRAPS; from the coding sequence ATGGATCTCGACCTCCTCCGCGCGTTCGTCGCGTTCGCCGAGCACGGCACCTTCGCGGGCGCAGCGAGCGCGCTGCACGTCTCGCAGGCCACGCTGCACGGGCAGATCGCGCGGCTCTCCGAGCAGCTCGGGGTGCCGCTCTACCGGCGCGTGGGGCGCGGCGTGGAGCTCACGGAGGACGGCGTGCGCGTGCTCGCGTTCGCGCGCGAGACCGACGCGCGAATCCGCGGTTTTTGCGACGAATTGCGGGCGGGCGCGAGCTCGCAGCCGGTGGTGCTCGCGGCGGGAGAAGGCGCGTTCCTCTACCTGCTGGGCCCTGCGGTGCGCGCGTTCCACGCGAAGGCGATCGCGCCGCTGCGCCTGCTGACGCGCTCGGGGCCCGCCGCGCTCGAGTCGGTGAGGCGCGGCGAGGCCCAGCTCGCGGTGACCGCGCTGCCGAGCGTGCCCGACGACCTCGACGCGCAGGTGGTCGCGCAGGTGGGCGCGAAGGTGTTGATCCCGCGGCGCCATCCGCTGGCGCGCAAGCGTGCGCTGCGGTTCCGCGATCTCGCGGGTGAGCGCCTGATCGTCCCGCCCGTCGGCGCGCCGCACCGCGACGCGATCGCGCGCGCGATGGAGGCCGAAGGGCTCGCGTGGTCGCCCGCCGTCGAAGCGCAGGGCTGGGAGCTCATGGCGCACTTCGCGCGGATGGGCCTGGGCCTCGCGATCGTGAACGCGTTCTGCCGCGTGCCCGACGGGCTCCACGCGCGCCCACTCCGCGCGCTGCCGTCCGTGACCTATCGCGTGCTGTCGCGGAGGGGCGCGCCGCTCCCGCGCGCCGCCGAGGCGCTCCGCGCCATGATCACGACGAAGCGCGCGCCGTCCTGA
- a CDS encoding class I SAM-dependent RNA methyltransferase, with amino-acid sequence MKAIEGRVRGLAKDGDAVVETERGLVFAPGGLPGERVRVEDVRKEGKLLRARRLVVLEPSSSRVEPACVHVARCGGCPWMHGSAEAQAEAKRATVERALAKVPRASSEVSIAITQPAAMLGYRGRARLAWRGGALGLRARRDERIVDVERCIVLRPELDAALALLRARLRPHLPGSGEMQLAIGAGGRAVIVIETDAVLPRAAFAEVEAMVAEGALAGASVRAGGASVATRIGDPREVGRDVEGRVIHGAIGGFSQAHDEINAALGARVIAWAEPEGARVLELYCGHGNLTLALASRAASVRAVELSSGATEALRENLAAHDLRAEVITADALAGVPTGKKERVDVVVLDPPRTGAKEVIDPIAALRPSRIVYVSCDPATLGRDLERLATHGYVLARVEAFDMFPQTAHVETVALVIPRPSS; translated from the coding sequence GTGAAGGCGATCGAAGGGCGCGTCCGAGGGCTCGCGAAGGACGGCGACGCCGTGGTGGAGACCGAGCGCGGGCTGGTGTTCGCGCCCGGCGGTCTCCCCGGCGAGCGCGTGCGCGTCGAGGACGTGCGCAAGGAGGGCAAGCTGCTGCGGGCGCGGCGGCTGGTCGTGCTCGAGCCGTCGTCGTCACGCGTCGAGCCCGCGTGCGTGCACGTGGCGCGCTGCGGCGGGTGCCCGTGGATGCACGGCTCGGCCGAGGCCCAGGCCGAGGCCAAGCGCGCGACGGTGGAGCGCGCCCTCGCGAAGGTGCCGCGCGCATCGAGCGAGGTCTCGATCGCGATCACCCAGCCCGCGGCGATGCTCGGGTATCGCGGCCGCGCGCGGCTCGCGTGGAGGGGTGGGGCGCTCGGCCTGCGGGCCCGGCGCGACGAGCGGATCGTCGACGTCGAGCGCTGCATCGTGCTGCGTCCCGAGCTCGACGCGGCGCTCGCGCTCCTGCGTGCTCGGCTGCGCCCGCACCTCCCGGGATCGGGCGAGATGCAGCTCGCGATCGGCGCGGGTGGACGCGCGGTGATCGTGATCGAGACCGATGCCGTGCTCCCGCGCGCCGCGTTCGCCGAGGTCGAGGCGATGGTCGCCGAGGGCGCGCTCGCAGGCGCGAGCGTGCGCGCGGGCGGTGCGAGCGTCGCGACGCGCATCGGCGATCCGCGCGAGGTCGGGCGCGACGTGGAAGGCCGGGTGATCCACGGCGCGATCGGGGGCTTCAGCCAGGCGCACGACGAGATCAACGCGGCGCTCGGTGCGCGGGTGATCGCGTGGGCCGAGCCCGAGGGCGCGCGCGTGCTCGAGCTCTACTGCGGGCACGGCAACCTCACGCTCGCGCTCGCGTCGCGTGCCGCGTCGGTGCGCGCGGTCGAGCTCTCCTCGGGCGCGACCGAGGCGCTGCGCGAGAACCTCGCGGCCCACGATCTCCGCGCCGAGGTGATCACGGCCGACGCCCTCGCGGGCGTGCCCACCGGCAAGAAGGAGCGCGTCGACGTCGTGGTGCTCGATCCTCCGCGCACCGGCGCGAAGGAGGTGATCGATCCGATCGCCGCGCTGCGCCCCTCGCGCATCGTCTACGTCTCGTGCGATCCCGCGACGCTCGGGCGAGACCTCGAGCGCCTCGCGACCCACGGCTACGTGCTCGCGCGCGTCGAGGCGTTCGACATGTTCCCGCAGACCGCGCACGTGGAGACGGTCGCGCTCGTGATCCCGCGCCCTTCGTCGTGA